In Thiospirochaeta perfilievii, a single window of DNA contains:
- a CDS encoding helix-turn-helix domain-containing protein yields MTTNKDFRFITDNKSLSLGYKKWIKGSQNRHLHDGYEILYVVNGSRDMFVGNQTFKMEAGDLLFIPPNILHKSFNNHKGSEIYSLHLYRNYNHNLEEPFILKSNRVINLIIRIRDEFVRKQSGYQDLVEAFALEIFIYIVRNRFNNIDSIIDNIDGQNSKIMSIVNYININFTMDLSLSNISEKFDISNEHLSRSFSKNTGFSIIDYINHVRIQYAKKMLLNKKLSIVDICYKSGFGSVTNFGRVFKKLNGLTPRDYRKTL; encoded by the coding sequence ATGACAACCAACAAAGATTTTAGATTTATAACAGATAACAAATCTCTCTCTTTAGGATATAAAAAGTGGATAAAAGGTTCCCAAAACAGGCACCTCCACGATGGGTACGAGATTCTATATGTGGTAAATGGAAGTAGGGATATGTTTGTTGGGAATCAAACATTTAAAATGGAGGCAGGGGACCTTCTTTTTATCCCTCCAAACATACTTCATAAGTCTTTTAATAACCATAAAGGCTCAGAAATTTACTCCTTACACCTATACAGAAATTATAACCATAATTTAGAAGAACCGTTTATTCTTAAATCAAATAGAGTTATTAACCTTATAATAAGGATCCGTGATGAATTTGTTAGAAAACAGAGTGGCTATCAAGATTTAGTAGAAGCCTTTGCTCTAGAAATTTTTATATATATTGTTAGAAATAGATTCAATAATATAGATAGTATTATTGATAATATAGATGGACAAAATAGTAAAATAATGAGCATTGTTAATTACATAAACATAAATTTCACTATGGATTTATCCCTATCCAATATTTCAGAAAAATTTGATATTAGTAATGAGCACCTAAGTAGATCATTCTCAAAGAATACAGGATTTTCTATAATCGACTATATAAACCATGTAAGAATTCAATACGCAAAAAAAATGTTATTAAATAAAAAACTCTCCATTGTGGATATTTGTTATAAATCTGGATTTGGAAGTGTAACGAACTTTGGTAGAGTTTTTAAAAAACTAAATGGACTAACCCCCAGGGATTATAGAAAAACTCTATAG
- a CDS encoding extracellular solute-binding protein, with amino-acid sequence MWFSYKGWGGCVTYIRKDWLDNLGLSIPTTWDEFYNVLYQFTFNDPDGNGEDDTRGYTDINGASQDWYNRAVMLNARVEIYYKNGKWIDGFTEPQMVDALGRLKKIYQEGLTDLNIINNTTFTARNRFINGDVGVITYWANHWARNLKERTHAISGVQAEIVPIPPLEGSRYIKRVAPLLVITDKASYPEIVFSNFIDRQYDKGRIQSLFTYGVEGYHWEVVDGETLFKINKNDPYTVPFTKAFVPPVSILNDWDQPMVLDKAVKPSIDIINNYSTQDRLLIGGEYFSQYYLEIEKETKPDIMNRIINNEISIEDGLELYKKLTKTLFLDKVLEELNE; translated from the coding sequence ATATGGTTTTCCTACAAGGGATGGGGGGGCTGTGTTACCTATATTAGAAAAGACTGGTTAGATAACTTAGGTCTCTCTATTCCAACTACTTGGGATGAGTTTTATAATGTTCTATATCAATTTACATTTAATGACCCTGATGGGAATGGGGAAGATGATACAAGGGGATATACTGATATTAATGGAGCTAGTCAGGATTGGTATAATAGAGCTGTAATGTTAAATGCACGGGTTGAAATTTACTATAAAAATGGTAAGTGGATCGATGGTTTTACAGAGCCTCAAATGGTAGATGCCCTTGGAAGATTAAAAAAAATATATCAGGAGGGGTTAACCGACTTAAACATAATTAATAATACTACATTTACAGCTAGAAATAGGTTTATTAATGGGGATGTTGGGGTAATAACATATTGGGCAAACCACTGGGCAAGGAATTTAAAGGAGAGAACCCATGCTATATCAGGAGTTCAAGCGGAGATAGTTCCAATTCCCCCTTTAGAAGGAAGTAGATATATTAAGAGGGTAGCTCCTCTTCTGGTTATAACAGATAAAGCTTCTTATCCAGAGATTGTCTTCTCAAACTTTATTGATAGACAGTATGATAAAGGTAGAATTCAATCCCTATTCACCTATGGAGTTGAGGGGTATCATTGGGAGGTTGTAGATGGAGAGACTCTCTTTAAGATAAATAAAAATGATCCATATACAGTACCCTTTACTAAAGCATTTGTTCCCCCTGTTTCAATATTAAATGATTGGGATCAACCTATGGTATTAGATAAAGCAGTAAAACCTTCTATTGATATTATTAATAACTATTCAACTCAAGATAGGTTGTTAATTGGTGGAGAATACTTTAGTCAATACTACCTAGAGATAGAAAAAGAGACTAAACCAGATATAATGAATAGAATAATTAACAATGAAATCTCTATAGAAGATGGGCTTGAGTTATATAAAAAACTAACTAAAACCCTCTTCCTTGATAAGGTCTTAGAAGAGCTTAATGAGTAG
- a CDS encoding extracellular solute-binding protein yields the protein MNNFKKYLLILLSITILVSCSKDPTENMSKVRITAYLDTIIQDWEGQKEFIKEFNRLTETDLTIVQPPHQQYMDKLIVSFSEPNAPDVCEILPEYLSLFISNKSIIDLNPFIKNSSYIKSFNEEFLESYRTSSGELYGFPTRDGGAVLPILEKTG from the coding sequence ATGAATAATTTTAAAAAATATCTCCTAATATTACTCTCAATCACTATTTTAGTATCATGTAGTAAAGATCCAACTGAAAATATGTCCAAAGTCAGAATTACAGCATATTTAGATACTATAATCCAAGACTGGGAGGGGCAGAAAGAGTTTATTAAGGAGTTTAATAGACTTACGGAAACAGATTTAACAATTGTGCAACCACCCCATCAACAGTATATGGATAAACTTATTGTTAGTTTTTCGGAACCTAATGCGCCAGATGTTTGTGAGATACTTCCAGAGTATCTATCCCTATTTATTTCAAATAAAAGCATAATTGATTTAAACCCATTTATAAAAAATTCTTCTTATATAAAATCCTTTAACGAGGAGTTCCTGGAGAGTTACAGAACATCTAGTGGAGAACTATATGGTTTTCCTACAAGGGATGGGGGGGCTGTGTTACCTATATTAGAAAAGACTGGTTAG
- a CDS encoding helix-turn-helix domain-containing protein — MKHINRIFITFLIAYLILILIPLLTGISMNRAIVLEYEQHVKKSHLSNLQKTQEILEGFIDDIKWSTYQLAGNTKLLRLISDDKNQITNMEKSQLIRDIMIELRHSILYNTSNNSIFYIYLKNQDIIITPYSVYRHSDFNTSINFFNMDGISSKDWHNLITTKIQHGKIFPVRSTIIEDFKNKPMIPYVQSIPLNSSKKLSSIQGAIVYLIGEADLVKFLDYQNLPLGGYSYISDDTNKIISYVSNSVKNIEPIELVGNEGMIELNIDGEKKFIIYTTSSRNSWKYVSVLPTEWVLKNVRFYHILSITVMLLTLIICLFVAYKISKRWSKPIETTFESIEEFLKTDNIKKESFQSLNISVNELIDRGEVMQDELLNQKFFLHNAFVNRVINGFFNDEKSLEKYLSHLGFELNENQFSVVILSQCCDKNIGSTESFDELNRLKNIVKNRLQKNFVYRIMISEQDNSDIILIVLSNNIDNHVEVLKNELISFLPNLPPLYKENLVIGLGYSVDSLMHIHKSYLEAKEIVSSSSEGIKPLILDISDIDKKLDHYYYPLEIESRLINSIKAGNSDGMESILTILSHENLKKRTLDKKRLESFISNLLTSVYRVKSHLCSENRDLIDEYYKTGVIDFANIKELYNQLCSNQNKNKKSHNNTLIEEIEEYLKNNFNDKNLSLNAVGDYFSITESYLSFFFKEQTGINFSTYLEEIRVENAKELLLNTTDPIHYIAGEVGYNSDKTFRRVFQKTLNISPSKFRRENTTH, encoded by the coding sequence ATGAAACATATAAATAGAATTTTTATAACTTTTTTAATTGCCTACTTGATATTAATTTTAATCCCCCTACTCACTGGGATTTCAATGAATAGAGCAATTGTTTTAGAGTATGAGCAGCATGTAAAGAAGTCACACCTCTCAAACTTACAAAAAACCCAAGAGATTTTGGAAGGATTTATTGATGATATAAAGTGGTCGACATACCAGCTAGCAGGAAATACTAAGCTTCTAAGATTGATATCTGATGATAAGAACCAGATAACAAATATGGAAAAAAGCCAGTTAATTCGGGATATTATGATTGAGCTACGCCACTCTATTTTATATAACACATCCAATAACTCTATTTTTTATATCTATCTAAAAAATCAAGACATTATAATAACTCCCTACTCTGTATACCGCCATAGTGACTTTAATACTTCTATTAACTTTTTTAATATGGATGGTATTAGTTCTAAGGATTGGCACAATCTAATTACAACCAAAATACAGCACGGAAAAATATTCCCTGTTAGGTCTACAATAATTGAGGATTTTAAAAATAAACCAATGATCCCTTATGTTCAAAGTATTCCACTTAACTCATCTAAAAAATTATCATCAATCCAAGGGGCTATCGTCTACTTGATAGGAGAAGCTGACCTTGTAAAATTTTTAGACTACCAAAATCTACCACTAGGAGGATACTCGTACATATCTGACGATACTAATAAAATAATTAGTTATGTTTCAAACTCTGTTAAAAATATAGAACCAATTGAACTTGTTGGTAATGAGGGGATGATAGAATTAAATATAGATGGAGAGAAGAAATTTATTATTTACACCACTAGTAGTAGAAACAGCTGGAAATATGTTTCTGTATTACCAACGGAATGGGTACTAAAAAATGTTAGGTTTTACCATATATTATCTATAACTGTTATGCTCTTAACCCTAATTATTTGCCTTTTTGTTGCATATAAAATATCTAAAAGGTGGTCGAAGCCAATAGAAACAACATTTGAATCAATTGAGGAGTTTTTAAAAACAGATAATATAAAAAAAGAGTCTTTCCAGTCATTAAACATAAGTGTTAATGAATTAATAGATAGGGGAGAAGTGATGCAAGATGAACTTTTAAATCAGAAGTTTTTTTTGCATAATGCATTTGTAAATAGGGTAATAAATGGCTTTTTCAACGATGAAAAAAGCCTTGAGAAATACCTCTCCCATTTAGGATTTGAGCTAAATGAGAACCAATTTAGTGTAGTAATCCTCTCCCAATGCTGTGATAAAAACATAGGTTCAACAGAGTCCTTTGATGAGCTAAATAGATTAAAAAATATAGTAAAAAACAGACTACAAAAAAACTTTGTTTATAGAATAATGATTTCTGAACAAGATAACAGTGATATTATATTAATTGTTTTATCAAATAATATTGATAATCATGTAGAGGTTTTGAAAAATGAACTTATTTCTTTTCTTCCAAACCTGCCACCACTATATAAAGAGAACCTTGTAATAGGACTAGGCTACTCAGTAGACTCTCTAATGCATATACACAAGTCCTATCTTGAAGCAAAGGAGATAGTATCTTCTAGTTCTGAGGGAATTAAACCCCTTATATTAGATATTAGTGATATAGATAAAAAATTAGACCACTACTACTATCCATTAGAAATAGAGTCACGCCTAATAAACTCAATTAAGGCAGGGAATAGCGATGGCATGGAGAGTATATTAACAATTTTATCCCATGAAAATCTTAAAAAGAGAACCCTTGATAAAAAAAGATTAGAATCCTTTATTTCCAACCTTCTAACATCAGTTTATAGAGTAAAAAGTCATCTATGCTCAGAAAATAGAGATCTTATCGATGAGTATTATAAAACAGGAGTTATAGATTTTGCCAATATAAAAGAGTTATATAACCAACTATGCTCCAATCAAAACAAGAATAAAAAGAGCCACAATAATACACTTATTGAGGAGATTGAGGAGTATTTAAAAAATAATTTTAATGATAAAAACCTCTCCTTAAATGCTGTAGGTGACTATTTTTCTATAACAGAATCCTACCTATCTTTCTTTTTTAAAGAACAAACTGGTATTAACTTTTCAACTTATTTAGAGGAGATTAGAGTCGAAAATGCAAAGGAGCTATTACTTAACACAACAGATCCTATTCATTATATTGCAGGGGAAGTTGGTTATAATAGTGATAAAACATTTAGAAGAGTATTTCAAAAAACCCTAAATATTAGCCCAAGTAAATTTAGGAGGGAGAATACTACTCATTAA
- a CDS encoding IclR family transcriptional regulator yields MQNRSLVRSIQILTLISQSKNGLSLNQIVEATSIPKTTVYEILLMLIETDMVQTLEGKARLYQIGLKAFVIGNRYIQNMDLVSESKPIVKRVSQELDKTIFIAILDGNQIIYLHKHEPENVPIYTANVTNREDAYCTSLGKAMLAFLPNDKLEDLIDSMNFKQRTERTILNKKSLIKELEITKKRGYAIDDREIIDFVQCLGAPIFNHRGEVVAGISTAGLYSEERDIKKEGEVLVCAAKEISTRLGYIKQTLRSYI; encoded by the coding sequence ATGCAAAACAGAAGTTTAGTTCGTAGTATTCAAATATTAACTTTGATATCACAATCAAAAAATGGTCTATCTTTAAACCAGATAGTAGAAGCAACTTCTATACCTAAAACAACAGTTTACGAGATTTTACTAATGTTAATAGAGACTGATATGGTACAAACCCTAGAGGGAAAAGCAAGACTTTATCAAATTGGTCTTAAGGCATTTGTTATTGGGAACAGATATATACAAAATATGGATCTAGTATCTGAATCAAAACCCATTGTTAAAAGAGTTTCCCAAGAGCTGGATAAAACTATTTTTATTGCGATTTTGGATGGTAACCAAATAATATACTTACATAAACATGAACCAGAAAATGTCCCTATTTATACTGCAAACGTAACAAATAGAGAGGATGCATACTGCACATCCCTTGGTAAGGCTATGTTAGCCTTCTTACCTAATGACAAGTTAGAAGATTTAATAGATTCAATGAATTTTAAGCAGAGAACAGAGAGAACTATTCTTAATAAAAAAAGTCTTATTAAAGAGTTAGAAATAACTAAAAAACGGGGTTATGCAATTGATGATAGGGAGATTATAGATTTTGTCCAGTGCCTAGGTGCTCCAATTTTTAATCACCGAGGAGAAGTTGTAGCAGGAATAAGCACTGCAGGTTTATACAGTGAAGAACGGGATATAAAAAAAGAGGGAGAAGTCTTAGTATGCGCAGCTAAAGAGATCTCTACTCGTTTAGGATATATAAAACAGACACTAAGGAGCTATATATGA
- the kduI gene encoding 5-dehydro-4-deoxy-D-glucuronate isomerase has protein sequence MNLNVRYANHPDDAKKYTTEENRKHYLIDDLFSDNEMNFTYSHVDRIITGGVKPVEKELVLEAGKEMGVDYFLERREMGVINIGGSGVITLDDKEFKVNNREGAYIGMGVKDVTFKSDDAKNPAKFYINSCPAHKAYPTVIIDLSKAKKVSLGSDENLNKRVIHQFVHPAVCDSCQLVMGMTILEPGSVWNTMPCHTHERRMEVYFYFDMAEDTKVFHLMGQPNETRHIVMANEQAVISPSWSIHSGVGTSNYTFIWGMCGENQTFDDMDFVEMKDLK, from the coding sequence ATGAATTTAAATGTTCGGTATGCAAATCATCCAGATGATGCAAAAAAATACACAACTGAGGAGAATAGAAAACACTACTTAATTGATGATCTATTTTCAGATAATGAAATGAATTTCACCTACTCCCATGTGGATAGAATTATTACTGGTGGTGTTAAACCAGTAGAGAAAGAGTTAGTTTTAGAAGCTGGAAAGGAGATGGGTGTAGACTACTTCTTAGAGCGAAGAGAGATGGGAGTAATTAACATTGGTGGTTCAGGTGTAATAACTTTAGATGACAAAGAGTTTAAAGTTAATAACAGAGAGGGTGCCTATATTGGGATGGGAGTAAAGGATGTAACTTTTAAAAGTGATGATGCTAAAAATCCAGCTAAGTTCTATATAAATAGCTGCCCAGCACATAAAGCCTACCCAACTGTAATAATTGACCTTTCAAAGGCAAAAAAAGTTAGCCTTGGATCAGATGAAAACTTAAATAAAAGGGTAATACACCAGTTTGTACACCCTGCTGTTTGTGATAGCTGTCAATTAGTAATGGGAATGACAATCTTAGAGCCAGGTAGTGTGTGGAATACAATGCCTTGCCATACCCATGAGAGAAGAATGGAGGTATATTTCTACTTCGATATGGCAGAAGATACAAAAGTCTTCCACCTAATGGGTCAACCTAATGAAACACGACATATTGTAATGGCAAATGAGCAGGCTGTAATATCCCCTAGTTGGTCAATACATTCAGGAGTAGGAACAAGTAACTACACTTTTATATGGGGTATGTGTGGTGAAAACCAAACATTCGATGATATGGATTTTGTAGAGATGAAGGATCTTAAATAA
- a CDS encoding MATE family efflux transporter, producing the protein MISIQYKEIGRFTIPCITELMLFSMISVVNLIMVGRLGPQAISAVGLTSQPINISLAVFQSFNIGATALIARYVGAKNYIKAKSVIIQTLQISILMGVTLTIPVFVFARQIVLFMGANKDSIEGATIYMKFMAIGILFQIIPLAISSLFRGAGDSKNPMIINIVANLINVILGYLLIFGNLGFPRLGILGAGIAATSAKVVQTVIAIILLFVTKLDIRLDQNISLGFDKKIIGKIINIGSASAAEQIILRVGFFLYTKTIANLGTIAFAAHQVCLNISNLSTNFGHALGMASTSFTGRLLGAKEKKLTIEYIVKLILIGLGISGIISLFFLFKGQAIASFYTDDTDVIELLVPVIIILAIINPAQNSLLVLSGALKGAGETRWPLLTSLIGLIFIRLPLVYLFIKVFNLGLYGAWIATVIEKYISLIILRFAFRKGKWRDREII; encoded by the coding sequence ATGATAAGTATACAGTATAAAGAGATAGGACGTTTTACAATTCCATGCATTACAGAGCTTATGTTATTCTCGATGATTTCTGTTGTTAACTTAATAATGGTTGGTAGGCTAGGACCCCAGGCCATTAGTGCTGTAGGGTTAACTAGCCAGCCAATTAACATTAGTCTAGCTGTATTTCAATCTTTCAATATTGGTGCAACAGCATTAATTGCTCGATATGTTGGGGCTAAGAATTATATAAAAGCTAAAAGTGTTATTATTCAGACTTTACAAATCTCAATTTTAATGGGTGTAACACTAACAATTCCCGTTTTTGTTTTTGCAAGGCAAATTGTACTCTTTATGGGTGCTAATAAGGACTCCATAGAAGGAGCCACAATATATATGAAATTTATGGCAATTGGTATTCTTTTTCAGATAATTCCCCTTGCCATCTCCTCTCTGTTTAGGGGAGCAGGTGATTCTAAAAATCCTATGATAATTAATATTGTTGCAAACTTGATAAATGTAATTCTTGGTTATTTGTTAATATTTGGTAACTTAGGGTTTCCTCGTTTAGGTATTTTAGGTGCGGGTATTGCCGCTACATCAGCAAAGGTTGTCCAGACTGTTATAGCTATTATTCTACTTTTTGTAACTAAGCTAGATATTAGACTGGATCAAAATATTAGTTTAGGGTTTGATAAAAAAATCATAGGTAAAATAATTAATATTGGTTCGGCATCTGCTGCTGAGCAGATTATATTAAGAGTTGGTTTTTTTCTTTATACTAAGACTATTGCTAATCTTGGAACTATAGCATTTGCTGCCCATCAGGTCTGTCTTAATATTTCTAATTTATCTACAAATTTTGGACACGCCTTAGGTATGGCATCTACTTCATTTACAGGACGACTTTTAGGGGCAAAAGAGAAAAAGTTAACTATAGAGTATATTGTCAAATTAATTTTAATAGGTTTAGGGATTTCGGGTATAATAAGTCTTTTTTTTCTATTTAAAGGCCAGGCTATTGCTAGCTTTTATACAGATGATACCGATGTTATAGAGCTACTTGTTCCTGTTATTATTATTCTAGCAATTATTAATCCTGCACAAAATAGTCTTCTTGTTTTAAGTGGAGCTCTTAAGGGTGCAGGAGAGACAAGGTGGCCTCTATTAACATCTTTGATAGGTTTAATATTTATTAGACTTCCACTGGTGTATTTATTTATTAAAGTATTTAATCTTGGCCTTTATGGTGCATGGATTGCCACTGTTATTGAGAAATATATAAGTTTAATCATATTACGATTTGCTTTTCGCAAGGGGAAATGGAGGGATCGGGAGATTATATAA